In the genome of Nitrosopumilus sp., one region contains:
- a CDS encoding tetrahydromethanopterin S-methyltransferase subunit A: MNTIGEAIGELCKVILPIPEEFYVGNSSSSVAICTLSSMDLLKNIAKSEMMEKVSIAGRLLSENKGIDSIIKYVNRNPQVRIIIVCGKEVWGHKSGHSLFELHKNGIDQNNRIINSKSPDPFLTVTKSEIKYFQENISLVNMINETNFELISKQI; the protein is encoded by the coding sequence TTGAATACAATAGGTGAGGCAATTGGTGAATTATGTAAGGTAATTTTACCTATACCTGAAGAATTTTACGTTGGAAATTCAAGCTCTTCTGTAGCTATATGCACACTTTCAAGCATGGATTTGTTGAAAAATATAGCAAAATCTGAAATGATGGAAAAAGTATCGATTGCAGGACGTTTATTGTCTGAAAATAAAGGAATTGATTCTATTATCAAATATGTAAATAGAAATCCTCAAGTTAGAATTATCATTGTTTGTGGAAAAGAGGTTTGGGGACATAAATCTGGACATTCTTTGTTTGAATTACACAAAAATGGAATTGATCAAAATAACAGAATCATAAATTCTAAAAGTCCAGATCCTTTTCTTACAGTAACAAAATCTGAAATTAAATATTTTCAAGAAAATATTAGTCTAGTAAATATGATAAATGAAACTAATTTTGAATTAATTTCAAAACAGATCTGA
- the cobJ gene encoding precorrin-3B C(17)-methyltransferase → MTGKLYIVGVGPGHHDHMTFRAKEVIGESDTIVGYETYVNLVQDLIEGKTVHRYAMTQEVERAHQCIDLAKSGKIVSLVSSGDPGIYGMAGLIYETLAESGWSPKDDLQVEIVPGVSALNSCASIIGSPLMTDFAVVSMSDLLVPWEIISKRVESAAQGDFVIVIYNPASKKRIHQLQDTRKVLLKYRKPTTPVAIIKGAFRESETIVMTDLENLPNYSEQLGMISTVIIGNSSTYTYKDLMINPRGYKSKYNLEEQTNPNLKV, encoded by the coding sequence TTGACTGGTAAACTGTACATTGTTGGTGTTGGACCAGGTCATCATGACCATATGACATTTCGAGCCAAAGAGGTAATTGGAGAAAGTGATACGATTGTAGGATATGAAACTTATGTAAACTTGGTTCAGGATCTAATTGAAGGCAAAACTGTTCATCGCTATGCAATGACACAAGAAGTAGAAAGAGCTCATCAATGTATTGATCTTGCTAAATCTGGAAAAATAGTTTCACTTGTTTCAAGCGGTGATCCTGGAATTTATGGAATGGCTGGCTTAATTTATGAAACACTTGCTGAATCTGGATGGAGTCCAAAAGATGATCTACAAGTTGAAATTGTCCCTGGTGTGTCTGCTCTAAATTCTTGTGCATCAATCATCGGCTCTCCTCTAATGACAGATTTTGCTGTAGTTAGTATGAGTGATTTACTAGTACCATGGGAAATTATTTCAAAGAGAGTAGAATCTGCAGCACAAGGTGATTTTGTAATTGTAATTTACAATCCTGCAAGTAAGAAAAGAATTCATCAATTACAAGATACAAGAAAAGTTCTTTTAAAATATAGAAAACCTACTACTCCTGTTGCAATTATTAAAGGTGCATTTAGAGAGTCTGAAACTATTGTAATGACTGATTTAGAAAATTTACCTAACTATTCAGAACAATTAGGAATGATTAGTACAGTAATTATAGGAAATTCTTCTACATATACTTACAAAGATTTAATGATTAATCCACGTGGATACAAATCAAAATATAATTTAGAAGAACAAACAAATCCTAATCTTAAAGTTTAG
- a CDS encoding DegT/DnrJ/EryC1/StrS family aminotransferase → MKIPINMPILGKEELSAVTSVVKSGGLTSASKDGGKNVQEFEKLFRTFVKSKYAISVNSGTSALQASILALDIKRGDEVIVPSFTFVASANAIASTGAKPVFADILKENYTIDPKSIEKKITKKTKAIMPVHLYGNLSNLDQIGEIAKKHNISIVEDAAQSLGSTLKGKHSGTFFELGCYSLYPGKVMTSGEGGVIVTHNKKLHEKLLMIRNHGMIKGYDSQIFGLNLRLPEINAAIAKIQIKKLPKFIETRRKNAKLLSELLSNLKIQIPLERKNEKLNWALYTIATKNRDMILKKLNSKGIGAAVYYPIPIHKIPFYQTKLKLSNTDWASKHVLSLPVHPKVSLKNIEYIAKIMRELL, encoded by the coding sequence GTGAAAATTCCAATTAATATGCCTATTTTAGGCAAAGAAGAACTTTCAGCTGTTACTTCTGTAGTTAAATCTGGAGGATTAACTTCTGCCTCAAAGGATGGAGGAAAAAATGTCCAAGAATTTGAAAAACTTTTTAGAACTTTTGTTAAATCAAAATATGCTATTTCTGTAAATTCTGGAACATCTGCACTACAGGCATCAATTCTTGCATTAGACATCAAAAGAGGTGATGAAGTAATTGTACCGTCATTTACATTTGTTGCAAGTGCAAACGCAATTGCATCTACTGGTGCAAAACCTGTATTTGCAGATATTCTAAAAGAAAATTATACAATTGACCCTAAATCTATAGAAAAAAAAATTACTAAAAAAACAAAAGCAATAATGCCTGTTCATTTGTATGGAAATTTATCAAATTTAGATCAAATTGGTGAAATTGCAAAAAAACATAATATATCAATTGTAGAAGATGCTGCACAATCTCTTGGTTCTACTTTGAAAGGTAAACATTCTGGAACATTTTTTGAACTTGGATGTTATAGTTTGTATCCTGGAAAAGTAATGACATCCGGAGAGGGGGGTGTTATAGTTACACATAACAAAAAACTTCATGAGAAATTACTTATGATAAGAAATCATGGAATGATAAAAGGTTATGATTCGCAAATATTTGGATTAAATCTAAGACTTCCAGAAATCAATGCTGCAATTGCCAAAATTCAAATTAAAAAATTACCAAAGTTTATCGAAACTAGAAGAAAAAATGCAAAATTGTTATCAGAACTATTATCAAATCTTAAAATACAAATCCCATTAGAAAGAAAAAATGAAAAACTGAATTGGGCACTTTATACTATTGCTACAAAAAATAGAGACATGATTCTTAAAAAATTAAATTCCAAAGGAATTGGTGCAGCTGTTTATTACCCAATACCCATTCACAAAATTCCTTTTTATCAAACTAAACTAAAATTATCAAATACTGATTGGGCATCAAAACATGTTTTGTCTTTACCTGTACATCCAAAAGTTTCTCTAAAGAATATTGAATATATTGCAAAAATTATGCGTGAATTGCTTTGA
- a CDS encoding PfkB family carbohydrate kinase, translating into MLTVFGSTALDTIRTPKKTLKNVLGGAATFAAISASNFVDTGLIAVVGNDFPKEHHKILSKYLDLEGLTIKKGKTFRYDGKYDDTLSTRSTLKTELNVLGDFKAGVPEAYKKSQFVYLANNDPEQNTSLIKEFDKVKFSMCDTIDFWISTKREAVIKMIKAVDAVVINDEEAKLLTKEFNLIKCAKKMMQWGAKYVIIKKGEHGSLMFYDDVIFPTAGFSLEDVVDPTGAGDSFAGAMIGYLASKRSTKLSDIKKAVVYGNVLGSFAVERYGLEGLLKIKNGDITKRVKMYEKMIRF; encoded by the coding sequence ATGCTTACTGTTTTTGGATCTACAGCATTAGATACAATTAGAACTCCAAAAAAAACATTAAAGAATGTTTTAGGAGGTGCAGCAACCTTTGCGGCCATTTCAGCTAGTAATTTTGTTGATACAGGACTTATTGCAGTAGTAGGAAATGATTTTCCTAAAGAACATCATAAAATTTTATCAAAATATCTTGATTTAGAGGGACTAACAATCAAAAAGGGAAAAACATTTCGTTATGATGGAAAATATGATGATACATTAAGTACTAGATCAACATTAAAAACGGAATTAAATGTATTAGGTGATTTTAAAGCAGGTGTTCCTGAGGCTTATAAAAAATCTCAGTTTGTATATCTTGCAAACAATGATCCAGAACAAAATACTTCATTAATTAAAGAATTTGATAAAGTAAAATTTTCAATGTGTGATACAATAGATTTTTGGATCTCTACAAAACGTGAGGCTGTTATTAAAATGATAAAAGCTGTTGATGCAGTAGTCATAAATGATGAAGAAGCTAAACTTCTAACCAAAGAATTCAATCTGATAAAATGTGCAAAAAAAATGATGCAATGGGGAGCCAAATATGTAATAATTAAAAAAGGCGAGCATGGTTCTTTGATGTTTTATGACGATGTAATTTTTCCAACAGCAGGATTTTCATTAGAGGATGTGGTTGATCCTACTGGTGCCGGGGATTCTTTTGCAGGTGCAATGATAGGTTATCTAGCAAGCAAAAGATCCACTAAATTATCAGATATTAAAAAAGCTGTTGTATATGGAAATGTTTTAGGTTCCTTTGCAGTTGAACGATATGGATTAGAGGGTTTGTTAAAAATAAAAAATGGTGATATTACAAAACGTGTAAAGATGTACGAAAAAATGATTCGTTTCTAA
- a CDS encoding transcription factor S produces MKFCPKCEVKLKNNGSGLQCSKCGYTEGGESKPTKKILTEEEPDFSLLAFEGNEGEETNPTVKIDCEKCGHDEAVGWMFQTRSADEPTTRFYRCQKCKYTWRDYT; encoded by the coding sequence TTGAAATTTTGCCCCAAATGTGAGGTCAAATTAAAAAATAATGGTTCAGGCCTTCAATGTTCTAAATGTGGATATACTGAAGGAGGAGAATCAAAACCTACAAAAAAAATTCTCACTGAAGAAGAACCAGATTTCTCACTATTAGCTTTTGAAGGAAATGAAGGAGAAGAAACCAATCCAACAGTGAAAATTGATTGTGAAAAATGTGGACATGATGAAGCAGTTGGTTGGATGTTCCAAACAAGAAGTGCAGATGAACCCACAACTAGATTTTATCGATGTCAGAAATGTAAATACACCTGGCGTGATTACACATAA
- a CDS encoding dUTPase: protein MSQETSEKDRLDTIFKLQQGLSDMMKLDRYPKDTEGRVSALCTAIMHEAVELQRTTNWKWWKTPVEFNESEAREELIDIWHFVVQASLELKLTPDDILDEYKKKNEINRQRQLNGY, encoded by the coding sequence TTGTCACAAGAAACATCTGAAAAAGATCGATTAGATACAATTTTCAAGTTGCAACAAGGTCTATCAGACATGATGAAGTTGGATAGATATCCAAAAGATACCGAAGGAAGAGTTTCTGCATTGTGTACAGCAATCATGCATGAAGCAGTGGAATTACAAAGAACTACAAATTGGAAATGGTGGAAAACTCCAGTTGAATTTAATGAATCAGAAGCAAGAGAAGAATTGATTGACATTTGGCATTTTGTAGTACAAGCATCACTAGAACTAAAACTTACTCCTGATGATATTTTAGATGAATACAAGAAGAAAAATGAGATAAATCGTCAAAGACAGCTAAATGGATATTAA
- a CDS encoding tyrosine--tRNA ligase, producing the protein MDITEKVDLIQRPPTEEIVTNEELIELFKTNSSPNHYIGLEISGFLHLGSLISTGFKINDFVRAGVKCKIFLADWHTLINDKLGGDWETIAKVSKYYQDAFKLVCPDAEIILGSKLYEEKAEYWSELVKFTKHMSIARTMRTLTIMGRSEDDKKIDVAKLLYPAMQAVDIHSLDVDITHAGMDQRKIHMLVREIFPKMKWKVPVAVHHKLLPGLSKPADSSDKIIGKMSKSDPNSGIFIHNTDDEIKKKISKAWCEEANIENNPLLEISKSVIFHEFKEMRVERPEKFGGNISYTDYIQLEKDFAERKLHPGDLKQTVGNYLVKIVSPVRDKLNLSEELNDAIKKSF; encoded by the coding sequence TTGGACATTACTGAAAAAGTAGACTTGATTCAAAGGCCACCGACAGAAGAAATCGTAACAAATGAGGAATTAATTGAATTATTTAAAACAAATTCATCACCAAATCATTACATAGGATTAGAAATTTCTGGATTTCTACATCTTGGTAGTTTAATCAGTACTGGTTTCAAGATTAATGATTTTGTAAGAGCTGGAGTAAAATGTAAAATATTTCTTGCAGATTGGCATACTTTGATTAATGACAAACTCGGCGGTGATTGGGAAACAATTGCAAAAGTTTCAAAATATTATCAAGATGCATTCAAATTAGTTTGTCCTGATGCTGAAATAATTCTTGGATCTAAATTATATGAAGAAAAAGCAGAATATTGGTCTGAGCTTGTTAAATTTACCAAACACATGTCAATTGCAAGAACAATGAGAACATTAACTATAATGGGTAGATCAGAAGATGATAAAAAAATTGATGTGGCAAAATTACTTTATCCTGCGATGCAAGCAGTTGATATTCATTCATTAGATGTTGATATTACACATGCTGGAATGGATCAAAGAAAAATACACATGCTTGTAAGAGAAATATTTCCAAAAATGAAATGGAAAGTTCCAGTTGCAGTTCATCACAAACTATTACCAGGACTTTCAAAACCTGCAGATTCTAGTGATAAAATAATAGGGAAAATGAGTAAATCAGATCCAAACTCAGGGATATTTATTCACAATACTGATGATGAAATTAAGAAGAAAATCAGTAAAGCATGGTGTGAAGAAGCTAACATAGAAAATAATCCACTTTTGGAGATATCAAAATCAGTAATCTTTCATGAATTTAAAGAAATGAGAGTAGAACGACCTGAAAAATTTGGAGGAAATATCTCATATACAGATTATATTCAATTGGAAAAAGATTTTGCTGAAAGAAAATTACATCCAGGAGATTTGAAACAGACAGTTGGAAATTATTTGGTAAAAATAGTTTCTCCAGTTAGAGACAAGTTGAATCTTAGTGAAGAATTAAACGATGCAATAAAGAAAAGTTTCTAA
- a CDS encoding C2H2-type zinc finger protein, with the protein MGLFGSNKNDLKCKKCGTVLPDSDRLKKHQEKAHNKKKEKCRACGAEFDYSEDLRKHKKNCK; encoded by the coding sequence GTGGGATTATTTGGTTCTAACAAAAATGATTTGAAATGTAAAAAATGTGGAACAGTTCTTCCTGATTCTGATAGATTAAAGAAACATCAAGAAAAAGCTCACAATAAGAAAAAAGAAAAATGCAGAGCATGTGGTGCTGAATTTGATTATTCAGAGGATTTAAGAAAACACAAAAAGAATTGTAAATAA
- a CDS encoding RpoL/Rpb11 RNA polymerase subunit family protein, with the protein MNAQVISSEPKEISLSITETDIGILYIIQHELLKASNIDFAGVIVKHPLTNECWMRINSSSKPLGEIKKATDSAIKMAEEFKQLFHSKIKVN; encoded by the coding sequence ATGAACGCACAAGTGATCAGTTCTGAGCCTAAAGAAATCAGCCTTTCAATCACTGAAACTGATATAGGAATTTTGTACATTATTCAACACGAACTCCTAAAAGCATCAAATATCGATTTTGCAGGTGTAATTGTAAAACATCCTCTTACCAATGAATGTTGGATGAGAATTAATTCAAGTTCAAAACCACTCGGTGAAATTAAAAAAGCAACCGATTCAGCAATCAAAATGGCTGAAGAGTTCAAACAACTATTCCATTCTAAAATTAAGGTAAATTAG
- the pcn gene encoding proliferating cell nuclear antigen (pcna), giving the protein MTFGAKTSGSDDLKAIISAISTLVEEATFVATAEGITFRGMDPSHVALIDISWPNSAFEKYECDSDIKFGVRIDEFSKLIKRADKKDSIEISISEQNMLLVTVGKNKKYKMRLIESSATDTPLPKIPYDSKIILTSSKFDKILGDVQVVSDYLTINTSDSKGDFSGKGDSGEVVIDLDKEDKEIEEISSKEDSVGTYSLEYLNPVVKAVGSNAGSITCEFSSAKPLRIEFKVANIGRIHFYLAPRVES; this is encoded by the coding sequence TTGACTTTTGGAGCAAAAACCAGTGGATCAGATGATCTAAAAGCCATTATTTCTGCAATTTCTACACTTGTTGAAGAAGCAACTTTTGTAGCTACTGCAGAAGGAATAACTTTCAGAGGAATGGATCCATCTCATGTTGCCTTAATTGACATATCTTGGCCAAATTCTGCATTTGAAAAATACGAATGTGATAGTGATATTAAATTTGGTGTAAGAATAGATGAATTTTCCAAACTTATCAAAAGAGCTGACAAAAAAGACAGCATAGAGATTAGTATCTCAGAACAAAACATGTTACTTGTAACAGTTGGAAAAAATAAAAAATACAAAATGCGTTTAATTGAAAGTTCTGCAACTGATACTCCTTTACCAAAAATACCTTATGACTCAAAAATAATTTTGACTTCTTCTAAATTTGATAAAATCCTAGGAGATGTACAAGTTGTATCTGATTATCTCACAATCAACACATCTGATTCAAAGGGAGACTTTTCTGGAAAAGGAGATTCAGGAGAAGTAGTGATTGATTTAGATAAAGAAGATAAAGAAATTGAAGAAATTTCTTCAAAAGAAGATAGTGTAGGTACTTACAGTCTTGAATATCTTAATCCAGTTGTAAAAGCAGTAGGTTCCAACGCAGGCTCAATAACATGTGAATTTTCAAGCGCAAAACCTCTTAGAATTGAGTTTAAAGTAGCAAATATTGGTAGAATTCACTTTTACCTGGCTCCACGCGTAGAAAGTTAA
- a CDS encoding aspartate kinase — protein sequence MRLVIKYGGTSISAAKDIQAIAKHLNELSKKNQIVVVCSATSGTTDDLIEISESIKKENKSKAEQIASKIINRHKQLAKQTIKKSEIRKKLLSKFDLDFNELVALIDGMVLLGEVTPRTMDYLFSFGERLSIKLVSSAINDFGKKSIPLTGKEVGIVTDSNFGESKPLIDTTRLRVSKTIDALFSKKTVPVVGGFVGADQHGHVTTFGRGGSDYSATIVGTCIKADEIWLMSDVDGLMTADPKIVKNAKLLKEVSYIEAIEMALFGAKQIHPRTFEPLLSKKIPMKIRSSFNIKNEGTLVSAATSAAVKNTVKCVSNVRNNGLIDVQGGSMVGTPGTAAKIFATLAKAGINVMMISQNPSESSITIVVKNADLDKAVSALELELLGKIIKKLDVTTNVAIIALIGSGMRGTVGVASKVFGAIEKNKVNVSMITQGSSELNLAFVVKNSDTNAAVRALHNEFALDKIN from the coding sequence TTGAGACTAGTAATAAAATATGGTGGAACATCAATATCTGCCGCAAAAGACATTCAAGCAATAGCTAAACATCTTAATGAATTATCAAAGAAAAATCAGATTGTTGTTGTGTGTTCTGCAACAAGTGGAACCACAGATGATTTGATAGAAATTTCTGAATCAATAAAAAAAGAAAACAAATCAAAAGCAGAACAAATTGCATCAAAAATTATCAATAGACATAAACAATTAGCTAAACAAACAATAAAAAAATCTGAAATAAGAAAAAAATTACTATCCAAATTTGATCTAGATTTTAATGAACTTGTTGCACTAATTGATGGAATGGTTCTACTTGGAGAAGTTACTCCTAGAACGATGGATTATCTATTTTCTTTTGGAGAAAGACTATCAATAAAATTAGTTTCATCAGCAATCAATGATTTTGGAAAAAAATCAATACCTCTTACAGGTAAAGAAGTAGGAATTGTTACTGATTCAAACTTTGGCGAATCAAAACCTCTCATAGATACAACTCGATTAAGAGTATCAAAGACAATAGATGCATTATTTTCAAAGAAAACTGTTCCTGTTGTAGGTGGATTTGTTGGTGCAGATCAACATGGGCATGTAACTACATTTGGTAGGGGCGGTTCTGATTATTCTGCAACAATTGTTGGTACTTGCATTAAAGCCGATGAGATTTGGTTAATGAGTGATGTAGATGGCTTGATGACCGCAGATCCAAAAATTGTTAAAAATGCAAAATTACTCAAAGAAGTTTCTTACATTGAAGCAATTGAAATGGCATTATTTGGAGCTAAACAAATACATCCACGAACATTCGAACCATTACTTTCAAAAAAAATTCCAATGAAAATCCGAAGTTCATTTAATATTAAAAATGAGGGAACTTTGGTTTCAGCAGCAACTTCTGCAGCCGTAAAAAATACTGTAAAATGTGTAAGTAACGTACGAAATAATGGATTAATTGATGTTCAGGGAGGTAGTATGGTTGGTACTCCAGGCACTGCAGCAAAAATATTTGCAACATTGGCAAAAGCCGGTATCAATGTAATGATGATCTCACAAAATCCATCTGAATCAAGCATTACAATAGTAGTAAAAAATGCTGATCTTGACAAAGCCGTAAGTGCATTAGAATTAGAATTACTAGGAAAAATAATCAAAAAATTAGATGTTACTACTAATGTTGCAATCATTGCATTGATTGGTTCAGGAATGAGAGGAACAGTAGGTGTAGCTTCAAAAGTTTTTGGTGCAATTGAAAAAAATAAAGTAAACGTATCAATGATTACCCAAGGATCCTCAGAACTCAATCTTGCATTTGTAGTAAAAAACTCTGATACCAATGCAGCTGTACGTGCTTTACACAATGAATTTGCACTTGATAAAATCAATTAA